The Argiope bruennichi chromosome 9, qqArgBrue1.1, whole genome shotgun sequence genome contains a region encoding:
- the LOC129985068 gene encoding abnormal spindle-like microcephaly-associated protein homolog — translation MNFLEVCTRLSAVCCERLQQSGGLAVIIHLLRSCNRRVPHQEIIKFSTDILLNLCKYKKTVDSVWSEKGSMIIILDLMNIYLEKGLPIFTKCTTLFWIFCQDPEKAEMLKKNSEFIDLVKRFYNLLLKRKLNEEKKKGYSSKLFSEVEKILHC, via the exons atgaattttttagAGGTGTGCACGCGGTTGTCTGCTGTTTGCTGTGAGCGTCTTCAACAATCTGGAGGCTTAGCAGTTATCATACACTTGCTTCGCTCGTGCAATCGAAGAGTTCCTCATcaagaaatcataaaattttcaactgatattttattgaatctttgcaag tacaaGAAAACAGTAGATTCTGTTTGGAGTGAGAAAGGCTCCATGATTATTATACTTGATCTGATGAATATTTATCTAGAAAAAGGCTTGCCCATCTTTACAAAGTGTACAACTCTTTTTTGGATATTTTGCCAAGACCCAGAAAAAGCTgaa atgCTGAAgaagaattcagaatttattgATCTAGTTAAAAGATTCTACAATTTGCTATTGAAAAGGAAAttgaatgaagaaaagaaaaaaggctACAGCAGCAAGCTGTTCTCTGAGGTTGAAAAAATTCTCCACTGTTGA